The genomic DNA CTGGAGGACGGCGAGTGCTTCCTGGAGGCGCTCGCGGTCGGCCTCGGCCTGCCTGCGGGCGCGCAGCAGTTCGGTCTCGTACGCGCGGCGGTCGCGGGCGTCGAAGACGGTGCTGCGTACCAGCATCGGCTCACCGTCGTGGCTGGTCTTGACCTTCGAGGTCACCAGCACCGGCAGCCGCTGCCCGTCGGCCGCTTTGAGGTCCAGGGCGATGCCGTTGACCTCGCCCTTCATTTGCAGCAGCGGCGCGAAGTGCGTCTCGTGGTAGAGCTTGCCGCCCACGGTGAGCAGGTCGGTGAACCGCATCCGGCCCACCACGTCCCGGCGCGACAGGCCCAGCCAGTCCAGCAGCGTGGTGTTGATCTTCGCGATGGTGCCGTCCATCAGCGTGGACAGGTAACCGCACGGCGCCTGCTCGTACAGTTCCTCGGCACTGTCCTCCAGCAGCGACGTGAACACCGTGTCGGTGGCGTCGGCGTCCTGCTCTACGTCCCGGTCGCGGCACATCACCGTGTTGCGCCGAGGAAGGCGGTGATGGCCTGTGCCGTGGCGTCGGGTGCGCTCAGCTGCGGGCAGTGCCCTGTCGCGTCCAACGTCACCAGGCGGCTGCCGGGGATCGCGGCATGGACGTAGGCGCCCACCTCGCGCGGCGCGATGACGTCCTGTGCACACTCCAGCACCAGCGTCGGCACCGCCACCGACTTCAGGTCCTGGCGGCTGTCGGACAGGAACGTGGTGCGTGCGAAGGCCCGCGCGATGTCCGGATCGGTCGCGCAGAACGAGGCGGTCAGCTCCTCCCCCAGCTCCGGCCGGTCGGGATTGTCCATGATCACCGGGGCCATCGTCGCCGACCAGCCCAGATAGTTCGAATCCAGGGACGTCAGCAGCTCGTCGATGTCCTCGGCGCTGAACCCGCCCCGGTACCCGTCCTCGTCGATGTACCGCGGGGAGGGAGCGACCATGACCAGGCGGGAGAACCGCTCCGGCGCCTTCTGCGCCGCGAGCACCCCGACCATCGCGCTGACCGAATGCCCCACGAAGGCCACATCCCGCAGGTCCAGCTCCTCGCAGACCTCCAGCACATCCAGGGCGTAGCCCTCCAGTGAGGAGTAACGCTGCTCGCTCCACGCCGACAGATCCGAGCGGCCCGACCCCACGTAGTCGAACAGCACCACCCGGAAGTCGTCGGCCAGCGCGGGAACAACCAGCCGCCACATGTTCTGGTCACAGCCGAACCCGTGCGCGAGCAGCACCACCGGCCCGTCCGGGCGGCCGGTGACGACGACGTTGTTCCTCCGGCGTATATCCATACCCGCCAGTGTCCCACCACCCCCAGGCGCCTCAGCCGGGGTCTTCGTCCCGCCCCTGCCCTGCCGTGCCCGAGGCGGCAGCACGTCGAAACGTTGCCGGAGTCGGTGGGCTGCGCGAACGGGGCCGTGCAAGAGGGCCGCGCCTGGCAGAACCGGTGCCCTGAATCCAACCTCTTCGGTCACGCCGACTCTTCGGTCACGCGGAGCGGAGCAGCGGTGTCGGAGGGGCCGAAAGGACCTTCGCCCGGCTCCGCCCGATCGTCGTCTCGTCGGCGAGCGCCCTGGACATCCGGCGGGCGGCGCCTCGTGGGAGGCACGGTGCCCGCGCAAGGCCGTGCGGCGGCGTGAGACTGTGGTGCTATGGAACAGGCCCCCCGAGGGGATCCACACCATGGCGACACAGAGCACGGCGCACGAATACCTGGATGAGCCGTTCGACATCACCCATGCGGCTGTGGTCCGCATCGACGCGCACGGTCTGATCGAGGGATGGAGCAAGGGCGCACAGACGCTCCTCGGCTACCGGGCAAGCGAGATTCTGGGACGGCCTGCCGCCTCGCTGCTGACCGGCGAGGCAGACCTCGCTTCCGCCATGTCGGAGCCACGCCGTACAGGCAACGGCTGGGAAGGCCTGATCGCCGTCAGGCATCGCTCCGGCCACCACGTGGAGCTGGCACTGCGCGCCTGCCCGTTCCAGGACGATGGTGGGCGCCGAAGCTGGCTTGCCGTGGTCACCCCGGTGAGCGCGCCCCGCAGGTGGGCACTGGAGCAGGCGGTGCTGCACGGCCTGCTCGACCAGTCGCCCATAGGGATAGCCGTGGTGGACACCGACCTGCGGTACCAGATGGTCAACCGCGTACTGGAAGACATGGACGGCGTGCCCGTCCAGCTGCGCATCGGCCGCAGAGTCGGGGAGGCCGTGCCCGGGGAAGCCGACTCCACCCTCGAGTGGCAGGCCCGGCAGGCGCTGGGCAGCGGGCAGACGCTGCTGATGTTCCAGCATGCCGTCCCGGAACCGGGCGAGCCCTACCGACAGGACCGTGAGCGCGTCAGGCTCTGCGCGTCCTTCCGGTTGCAGGACCGTACAGGCCACCTCCTGGGCGTGTGCCACACCACGGTGGACGTCACCGACCATGACCGGGCCCGCCAGCGACTCGCCCTGGTGAACGAGGCGAGCAGCCGTATCGGCACCACCTTGGACCTGGACCGCACCGTGCGCGAGCTGGCCGAGATCGTGGTGCCCCAGGTCGCCGACTTCGTCGCGGTCGACCTGCTGGACACGGTTCTGGCAGCCCGCGACCTCACGCCCGTCGCGGTGGACGGCGAGACAGCGCTGCGCCGAGCGGCGCACCTCTCGATCCAGGAAGATCACCCCGAGGTCGTGGTCGCAGCCGGGGAACCCACCCGCTACCCGCCGACCTCCCCGCAGAGCCGATGCCTGGCTACCGGTCGCTCGATCCGCCACCCGGTCATCGACGGGTCGACGCCGTGGCTGGCCCAGGACCCGCTGCGCAAGGCAAAACTGGACCTCCTGGGCGTGCACTCCCACCTGGTCGTCCCCCTCCAGGCCCGAGGCATGACCATGGGCGTGGCCACGTTGCTGCGCTGGAAGCACGCAGAGCCCTTCGACGACGACGACCAGCTTCTTGTCGAAGAACTGGCAGCCCGCGCGGCCGTCTGCATCGAGAACGCCAGACGTTTCGCCCGCGAACACAACACCGCACTCGCCCTCCAGCACAGCCTGCTCCCCCACGGGCTGCCCGAACAGAGCGCGGTCGAGGCGGCCTACCGCTACCTTCCCACCGACACCGAAGCCGGGGTCGGCGGAGACTGGTTCGACGTCATTCCGCTGTCCGGCGCACGGGTCGCCCTGGTCGTCGGGGACGTCGTCGGACACGGCATCCACGCCGCGGCCA from Streptomyces avermitilis MA-4680 = NBRC 14893 includes the following:
- a CDS encoding SpoIIE family protein phosphatase, with amino-acid sequence MATQSTAHEYLDEPFDITHAAVVRIDAHGLIEGWSKGAQTLLGYRASEILGRPAASLLTGEADLASAMSEPRRTGNGWEGLIAVRHRSGHHVELALRACPFQDDGGRRSWLAVVTPVSAPRRWALEQAVLHGLLDQSPIGIAVVDTDLRYQMVNRVLEDMDGVPVQLRIGRRVGEAVPGEADSTLEWQARQALGSGQTLLMFQHAVPEPGEPYRQDRERVRLCASFRLQDRTGHLLGVCHTTVDVTDHDRARQRLALVNEASSRIGTTLDLDRTVRELAEIVVPQVADFVAVDLLDTVLAARDLTPVAVDGETALRRAAHLSIQEDHPEVVVAAGEPTRYPPTSPQSRCLATGRSIRHPVIDGSTPWLAQDPLRKAKLDLLGVHSHLVVPLQARGMTMGVATLLRWKHAEPFDDDDQLLVEELAARAAVCIENARRFAREHNTALALQHSLLPHGLPEQSAVEAAYRYLPTDTEAGVGGDWFDVIPLSGARVALVVGDVVGHGIHAAATMGRLRTAVQTLADLDLPPDELLARLDDLVIRLADEADAAAGGALVIGGTCVYGIYDPISRKLVVARAGHPSPAIAHLREPVEFPDIPAGPPLGLGGLPFESAEIDVEEGSVIAFYTDGLIEASDRDVDVGFERLCFALAHPDRPLDEICDTMVRMLLPEHPHDDVAFLVARTRALGADNVASWDIPAVPSAVHTIRQMTNRQLSAWDLDDAAFTTELIVSELVTNAIRHASPPLSLRLIRERALICEVSDSSNTSPHLRRPLGTDEGGRGLFLVAQVAQRWGTRYTPQGKTIWAEQPLPS
- a CDS encoding alpha/beta fold hydrolase encodes the protein MDIRRRNNVVVTGRPDGPVVLLAHGFGCDQNMWRLVVPALADDFRVVLFDYVGSGRSDLSAWSEQRYSSLEGYALDVLEVCEELDLRDVAFVGHSVSAMVGVLAAQKAPERFSRLVMVAPSPRYIDEDGYRGGFSAEDIDELLTSLDSNYLGWSATMAPVIMDNPDRPELGEELTASFCATDPDIARAFARTTFLSDSRQDLKSVAVPTLVLECAQDVIAPREVGAYVHAAIPGSRLVTLDATGHCPQLSAPDATAQAITAFLGATR